In Anolis carolinensis isolate JA03-04 chromosome 4, rAnoCar3.1.pri, whole genome shotgun sequence, the genomic window ttgcattgcaagctttcgaactgctaggttggcagaagctatggCTGACAGTCAGCCCTAGCTTCATCCCAACTTGTGTCTTTGAACTTTTAATCTTGGttggcagatttcctgcagctcgTGGTTTAACCTTCTGCGCTGCCACGGCCCaaagtttatacagtagagtctcgcttatccaacataaaacgggccagcagaatgttgaataagcgaaaatgttggataataaggaaggattaaggaaaagcctattaaatgtcaaattatgttatgattttacaatttaagcaccaaaaacatcatgttttacaacaaatcgacagaaaaagcagttcaatacacagtaatgttatgtagtaattactgtatttatgaatttagcaccaaaacattgcaatatattgaaaacattgaccaaaaaattggctactaacaaattgactgcaaataaagatagaattgcataaaatgaacttacaggatcaacactgttggaaattacatccataaaaagttcaatcctggctgcctagagaaacagctgtggatcagggcggggggcaaactgcattggataatccagaatgttggataagcaaatgttgggtgagactctactacagtgttcccctgaaaataagacagtgtcttatactaatttttgctcccgaagatgtgctaggtcttattttcaggagatgccttatttttccatgaagaagaattcacatttattgttgaacaaaaagtgaacatttatactgtgcagtagttatcatcacaaaccagcataaccagacaaactgaaatcCTGTCAagaactacaattatttccatgtacatcaatctatggtatgtacatttactgatcctgcacgTTGAGTTCagcagacatgcttccaaacaaaaactttgctaggtcttactttcgggggaggcgttatatttagcaattcagaaaaacctctactaggtcttattttcaggggatgtcttatttttggagaaacggtatatatgtatacatgtatgtgtgtgtgtatgtgtgtatatatagctggagtcactttaaaaatgtacctgtcctgacgtacatacaaattcaacttagaaagaaactttaaaaatgtacctgtcctgacgtacatacaaatttaacttagaAAGAAACCTTGTTCGTAACACCAGGGCACGTTATAAGTCTTTGAGTGGATGTCATCTCTAAAGGAAACATTTCCCACTAATTATTTCTCGATCAGGTCTTGACAGTGGCTGAGCTTCTTACgctccaatatgaaatattattcaCCACTGCCTTTCCCTATGGAAGTAGGACTCCATGCTCCTATGAGCCAATATGGTGACAACAATCCTGCTGATTGagtctccactgtagaattaatgcagtttgacaccattttaacttccgtggctcagtgctatgaaatcttgggggttgtagtttcacaaggtctttagcctcctgtgccaaagagtgctgtcccaagattctacagcattgagccaaggaagttaaagtggggtgaaactgcattaattttgcaatgtagatgcacccccattcattctggctgggggattctgggagtgacaGTCCAAAAATGCGCCCCTTCCCATGCTTTGGAAATTGAAGCCTGCATCATTTTGGGAAAGGGGACCAAGGCCAGATCTTATGCACAATGCATTAAAATCGCAAGTTATAGCAACCccgtggggttttttttcaaagcaaGGCATActcagggataataataataataataataataataataataataataataataataataactttattcttataccccgccccatctcccctagggactcggggcggcttacatggggccttgcccaacacaacaatataacaaaaacagcaaaacaataaaacaaatatcccaacaataaaacatcatcatagtttttccagttccttgctcTGAAATATTGCTCACTACGTGAACAAATCAAGGTGCTCCATTAACTGTATTCAGTTGTGTCCAGCCTCGAGATTAGCCCCGCCCACCCCGGCAGGTGCGCAAAGagggaggtttttttaaaaaatgaagtttgGCCCAAGCGCGGCGCCGTATTTGTGGTATCGCGCATGCGCAGAAGGGAGCTGCGCTTCCAAAGGTGACAGAGAAAGGACAGCGGCGGCTTCTTCCAAGGCGAGCGAGTGAAGCAGGAAGGAGGCGGCTTTCCCCCCTGGGCTTGTGGCGAAAGGTGAGTATGTTGGGCCGCTGCTGGGTTTCTTTTCAGCTCCGCGTTCCCGAAAGGAGCTGAGGCGGCGAGAGTGACCCTGGGCTTCACTCGAGGAGGCGCCTGGACGAGGGCCTAGGCCTAAACGCCTGGAAGCGCTTGGGTctttagagcaggcctgggcaaacatgggccctctaggtgttttggactgcaattcccacaattcctaacagtaggctgttaggaattgtgggagttggagtccaaaacacctggagagcccatgtttgcccaggcctgctttaggggaatattagtacagtagagtctcacttatccaacataaaggggccggcagaacgttggataagcgaatatgttggataatgagagattaagaaacaggctattaaacatcaaaataggttatgattttacaaattaagcaccaaaacatcatgttatacaacaaatttgacagaaaaagtagttcaatacgcagtaatgttatgttgtaattactgtatttacaaaattagcaccaaaatatcacgttatattgaaaatattgactacaaaaatgccttggataatctagaacgttggataagtgagtgttggataagtgagactctactgtatatgtgtgtgtgtgtgtcattatATAGGTATACATATAAATTTACACAtacaatagtctcacttatccaacagaaatgggccggcagaatgttggataagtgaaaatgttggataataaggacgtattaaggaaaagcctattaaacgtcaaattacgttatgaatttacaaactaagcaccaaaacatcatgttttacaacaaattgtcagaaaaagcagttcaatacacagtaatgttacatagtaattgctatacagtagagtctcacttatccaacgtaaacgggccggcagaacgttggataagcgaatatgttggataataaggagagcttaagaaacagcctattaaacatcaaaataggttatgattttacaaattaagcatccaaacatcatgttatacaacaaatttgacagaaaaagtagttcagtatgcagaaatgctatgcagtaattactgtatttacgaatttagcacccaaatatcacgatgtattgaaaacattgactacaaaaatgcgttggataatccagaacgttggataagtgagactttactgtatttacaaatttagcaccaaaacattgcaatgtattgaaaacattgactacaaaaacagttGACTAttaaaaaaatactacaaataaagatggaattgctgcctagagaaacagctgtggatacgggcgggaggcagactgcgttggataatacagaacgttagatGAGCAAAGATTCGATAAGCGAGACACTATGTGATAATAATgtcataattttatttcttacccacctctccccccGGCTCGAGGCAGGTCCCAGCACacttaaaacacacaaatactatataaaaattctacaaatatGCATTATAATTATTGGGGATTAAGGattgatctttttttttctgtgtcaggagcgatttgagaaactgcaagtcgtttctggtgtgaaagaattggcagtctgcgaggatgttgcccaggggacacctggatgttttttctgttgttttaccatgcttgtgggaggcttctttcatattcctgcatggagctggagctgacatgcCTCTCGATTAATCTTGGCAAGATTAATCTGCCAACCCATCACTtacgtttttaaaaaattaacaattaCTACTACGGCAGATTACTTAAAAGAAAGCCCATACAAGATTGGCCTTGGTGATAACCAAGATTTCTGGTGATGAGGGAGCAGCTTTTTCGGTAATTATCCCAGTCTGCCTTGAACAGTGAATATCCCACCCCTGCTGAAGGAAGGAAATTAGTTTTCACCACTTGCTACCTTAAAATGGttatattcatttatatctcacctttccccTCAATACGAAGATTCAAGGTGTCTGATGACACATTCAAAACTACAGATTAAAACTACagaaaaatttaaataaatacaagTCTCTTAAAGGACATCTAAACAGTTTATAAATTTAAAGACCTTATGTTTAGTTAAAAGATTGTATGCAGTGGGTTcttggtatctgttggggtttggttccccatggataccaaaatccatagatgttcatgtcccattatgtacaatgacattgtaaaatagtgtcccttatgtaGGAGAATCAAAtcttttcaagtcatggatagtGGAATCAATGGATATGGAAGGCTGCCTGGACAAACTGCAAAGTAGCACAGTGCACATTAAAAACCCAATCCTAGtcgtgtaaaactacaactcccacagttctgtagcattaagccatggttgttaaaatggtgttaaattgcattaattctatattgtagaTGCATTAAGTTCATTTTCCCATAAAGTCAGAAAGTTCACTGGGTGTTTTTGGACTAGTTCCTGCTAGAGCAGATAGGACAATAGGAGAGATTGTGACAATGGATTTCATCTTGAAGACTATGGAAACAGAAAGTATAAGTACAAGTGAAGCATCCCTTACCTGGAATTTTGAAATGTTCCAGAATTGTCCGCATGTTTGGCTCAGATAGTGGCACATTAGCTTTGTaatgttcagtgtacacaaactttgttttgtgcacaaaataattataacattgtataaaattacgTTTAGGTTGTGTGCATAAGgtgtaaataaaacataaatgtcATGGTTAGATTTGGGGCCTTCTGCAATTTCTGCAactacagatattccaaaatcccaaacacgtCTTGTTTCAAGTATTTTGGGTAACTCAGGCTGTAGTAGTATTGCATAAGGCTAATATCTCTGTTGTTGAATATGTTTGTTTCCAAACGTGTAAAGTTATAATTAAACCTACAAATGGGGAATAGTCAACAGTACAAGAGATGAAAAAACATTGTATAGATAGCACTCATTAAATATTTGTTGCAAGCTGAAGAATTGCTTAAGAATATATGGGTAGCTTTGTCTTGTGAAGTGGGACTCAGCCCCAGTATATTTCATGATTTTAATCATCTTAACCTCATGGCTGTTGCTTGTCTTCTTTGTTGATCTTAGTGATTGTTCTGTGATAACAAGGCCTGCTTTTGTTTTGATGCttttctgttttttgttgttgtttttttaggaGAATCACCACAATGTCAGCTGCTTTGTTGCCCAAACCACTGATGCGAGGCCTTCTGGCCAAACGTCTGAGAAAACACATGGTAATAGCATTTATCTTTGCTGCAGGATGTGCAGCTTCCTACAAGGTCAGTATATGAGAAATAAGTTCCTTACAATACCTTCACAATCCCGTGTTTGTTCACTGAGGAATAAGCCTTATAACATTAAGTTGACCTTTCATCTTTGTAAATCCATACATGATGGAAGCCTTAATAAGAAAGTGGAGTTGCTCAGCTGCTCAGTGCTGTTGCAGTATATGTTTTATAAGCAACTGAGCCCCTAAATAATATAGGCTGCTCACTGGTTACATTTTCCTTCATAGAAGGTGgcctgaaatattttaaaaatgtagttttgaatatgttgttcaatctgattttttttctcttttcagtttGGTGTGGCTGAACCCAGGAAAAAAGCATATGCAGACTTTTACAGAAACTATGATGCCATGAAGGACTTCGAGCAAATGAGGGATGCTGGGATTTTTCAGAGTGTGGGACCCAAAGGAAAATAAGGTATCCTCTGGGTTTTCACTTCCACCAAGGTAGTTTTTTTTGGCAAGCTATATCTGTGTAATCTACTGTGTTAGAAGGGCTCACAGTGGATGGTATCAGTCTTTTGATAAGCTCTGCTGTGTAACCTAGAACAAAACTTTTTGATAATTGAGATTAATACGAAGGCTGAGATAGTAAAGTTATGTATCTGTAATATGCTTTTACTTGATGATGATAAATTGGTACTTTGTGTTAGGGAATAAGTAGTATGAAGAAACAAGGACAGGgggaatggaaatggaaatgacaGGAAGGTGTTGCTTTGCAAATCATACTTTTGAATTTGTAGTGTGTATATTTGGCAGTAGATTCATGATGATTAAGCATCAAGAATCCCAAGGGCCCAAAACTATGTTTGGTGCTTGTTGTTAGTAGCTTGTCTATAGCTACTAAATACCTACTCTTGTGAGTCTACTACTGTTGCCTCCTTCATCTCTTGTAGAGCAGACTAGACAAATCCATTGCTTGGCTTCTTCTCCAGAGTACTTACCGGTATAGTCTTTATGACATTTTCATCCCTTTTCCAAAAGCTacttttttcaaacattttttttcgCTATTTTACATGGTCATAGTGCagctgttagaatcatagaatcgtagagttggaagagaccttgcgggccatccatccagtccaaccccctgtaagaagcaggaaaatctcattcaaagcacccccgacaggtgcatgcacaattacactatgtaacatgatctttgttcctgggttataaatgtcattttccaattgattctatcataaaaagagtttattaaactgcaggaCATTTTgatatagcttttcaatgaatatctgataaagtctcaactaattcaaaatagtttgtggcagccaaaaaaatgaagtttcttgagtataacaactacagtagagttccagttatcggACTTCTGCTTAtctgacacaccgtattatctgaTGCGCAGGCTTCTCGCCCCTCCCCATGGGTGCCCGGAGCTTGGAGAGGCCCCTTGCGAATGGCTGCCTAGAAAAACTTGAATTGAGTTCCCCTCCGGAGCCTGCCTTCCTCGAGGCACCTGCCCACTGCCTCCTGAGAGAGAAGCTTCAAAAGTTGCTGAAAGGGTGCCTCTTGAATTTGGCCTCCCCCTCTGCACCCCCTGGAGGGCTCCTCCATGCATGGTGTGcaaaagtcccttccctccttgccaagccccGGCTtcgataatagggcctccctattatccaacagttccggttatccgTCATTTGGCCCTCCCctttatgtcggataactggaactctactgtacttccaaagtaagtattgcacaattaaacaggaaataacactttcaaaccaggaacagacaaggtttttaattttgttacatagtgttatcatttTTAAATCAGAAGCCTGCTGGTTTGTGGTCCTATTTTGCAGGTAAAGAATATCTGTTATGTAGCATGGAAACTAATTAtgtataaatattttgaaaaagtaaTCTGTTGCTCAGTTTAGACTAAAATGTTTTTGTGTCTTGAGATCTTTATTATTTGTTGGTTTactcagacagttttaatgatgaattttaaacttccactttatgtctaacttttgttttgtgtattttaatacatattttatggaaatatgttttaatatgtgtattttacggagtgtttttaaatggttgtgtgttttgattatgt contains:
- the LOC100560876 gene encoding cytochrome c oxidase subunit 6C-2; protein product: MSAALLPKPLMRGLLAKRLRKHMVIAFIFAAGCAASYKFGVAEPRKKAYADFYRNYDAMKDFEQMRDAGIFQSVGPKGK